A region of Betta splendens chromosome 13, fBetSpl5.4, whole genome shotgun sequence DNA encodes the following proteins:
- the LOC114868305 gene encoding olfactory receptor 148-like → MSSQNVSVKITEFIIGGFDTTSYPVLVGAVILIAYIVVVLANVVNILIIIHEKKLHRPMYLLICNLAVVDILYTSSVCPTMIGVLLVGVKNISYVPCLIQMFTFHLGAVMEAFALSIMAFDRLIAVSCPFQYHRYLTNVRIVSLTYFLWIVGSGLVAVFPATVIPLPHCYKVLKYTFCSYPAVVRTTCVDPNYYFNMVSIIIFFFVFFTLGFICLSYIGIIVFAKLSSYNDRMKMGSTCLSHLIVVICFYIPLIVIALLTRLGVVLTLEARDGLNIGSMLISALVNPFVYCLRTKEIKNEITMTFKKVQTFQ, encoded by the coding sequence ATGTCTTCACAAAATGTTTCAGTCAAAATAACAGAATTCATCATTGGTGGTTTTGATACAACCAGCTATCCTGTGCTAGTTGGTGCGGTTATACTGATTGCCTACATTGTGGTTGTTCTAGCAAATGTAGTAAATATCCTCATCATTATTCATGAAAAGAAACTACACAGACCAATGTATCTTCTGATTTGTAACCTTGCTGTTGTTGATATTCTGTACACATCTAGTGTGTGTCCAACAATGATTGGAGTTCTACTTGTTGGTGTTAAAAACATCTCCTATGTGCCATGTTTAATTCAAATGTTTACTTTTCATTtaggagcagtgatggaggcatTTGCTCTGTCAATTATGGCATTTGATCGATTGATTGCTGTTAGTTGTCCTTTTCAGTATCACAGATATTTAACAAATGTTCGTATTGTGTCTCTTACATATTTTCTGTGGATTGTTGGCAGTGGTTTAGTGGCTGTTTTTCCTGCAACTGTGATTCCTCTCCCTCACTGCTACAAAGTGCTGAAGTACACGTTCTGTTCTTATCCTGCTGTAGTAAGAACCACTTGTGTTGATCCAAACTACTATTTCAATATGGTTTCAATTATAAtatttttctttgtatttttcacCCTTGGTTTTATTTGCCTGTCCTACATTGGGATCATAGTTTTTGCTAAATTATCTTCCTATAATGACAGAATGAAAATGGGCAGCACTTGTTTGAGCCACTTGATTgttgtaatatgtttttatattccaTTAATTGTCATTGCTCTGTTGACCAGGTTAGGTGTAGTATTAACTCTTGAGGCGCGTGATGGCTTAAATATTGGATCGATGCTCATCTCAGCCCTGGTAAATCCTTTTGTGTACTGTCTTagaacaaaagaaataaaaaatgagatTACTATGACATTCAAAAAAGTTCAgacatttcagtaa